Proteins encoded in a region of the Phalacrocorax carbo chromosome 17, bPhaCar2.1, whole genome shotgun sequence genome:
- the RAD51C gene encoding DNA repair protein RAD51 homolog 3 encodes MQRDVGSLPLAPALRARLVAAGFQTAEELLETGPCGLSKEIGISKEEALEALQVVRQECHGDAARTAGGSGATRRCTALELLEEEQAQGFIITFCSALDNILGGGVQLTKITEICGAPGVGKTQLCMQLAVDVQIPECFGGVAGEAVFIDTEGSFMVDRVVDIATACVQHCRLIAEAHQEEDHLKALETFSLESILSHIYYFRCRDYIELLAQVYLLPDFLSEHSKVRLVVVDGIAFPFRHDFEDLSLRTRLLNGLAQQLIIIANDHKSAVVLTNQMTTRIGQGQSTLVPALGESWGHAATVRLIFHWDNSQRLATLYKSPSQKEATIPYHITSHGFRDVQPPAVTQNAEDTEMNPRKRPRREEEKQ; translated from the exons ATGCAGCGGGACGTGGGCAGCCTCCCGCTGGCTCCCGCCCTGCGGGCCAGGCTCGTCGCCGCCGGCTTCCAGACGGCGGAGGAGCTGCTAGAGACCGGCCCCTGCGGGCTGAGCAAAG AAATCGGAATCTCCAAAGAAGAGGCACTGGAAGCATTACAGGTTGTGAGGCAGGAATGTCACGGGGATGCAGCAAGGACTGCTGGGGGATCAGGCGCCACCAGAAGGTGCACAGCACTGGAACTTCTGGAAGAAGAACAAGCCCAGGGCTTCATCATAACCTTTTGTTCAGCACTAGACAATATTCTGGGAGGTGGTGTGCAACTGACAAAAATCACCGAGATCTGTGGAGCACCTGGTGTTGGAAAAACACAGctgtg TATGCAGTTGGCAGTAGATGTACAGATCCCAGAATGCTTTGGAGGCGTAGCTGGAGAAGCTGTGTTCATTGACACTGAAGGAAGTTTTATGGTAGACAGAGTAGTGGATATTGCAACTGCCTGTGTGCAGCATTGCCGGCTTATTGCTGAAGCTCATCAAGAAGAAG ATCATCTAAAAGCTTTGGAGACGTTCTCTCTTGAAAGTATCCTTTCTCACATATATTACTTCCGTTGCCGTGACTACATAGAGCTTCTTGCACAGGTCTACCTCCTCCCAGACTTTCTTTCAGAGCACTCAAAG GTCCGACTGGTGGTAGTTGATGGAATTGCATTTCCTTTTCGCCATGACTTTGAGGACCTCTCGCTTAGAACAAGGCTTTTGAATGGTCTGGCGCAGCAGCTGATCATCATAGCAAATGATCATAAATCAGCA GTAGTTCTGACAAATCAAATGACAACAAGGATTGGACAAGGCCAGTCCACATTGGTACCTGCTTTAG GAGAAAGCTGGGGACATGCTGCTACTGTCCGTTTAATCTTTCACTGGGACAACAGTCAGAG GTTGGCAACGCTGTACAAATCACCGAGTCAGAAGGAGGCAACCATACCATATCACATTACA TC